In the genome of Chryseobacterium sp. 52, the window TTGTAGCAATGAAGGACAATACTGAGAAAAGTATCACCGCATTTTTCATCTGTTTTGCCGTAATTTTCCCTGATGCGACTGCTCTGGCTTCTGCCTCATTGATTCTTTTGGCATCCGTTCCTTTTACTCCATCGCCATAATCATTAGCATAATTTGACAAAATCTGGTACAAAAGTGTTACCAATAGTGCCAGAGCTAAAATTTTCCAGTCCCAAATTCCGCCTTCACCATAAAGTCTCCATTTTGCAATGAAGGACCCCATAATAATTCCGCTTAAAGAAAGCGGTAAAGTTCTTAGCCTTGCGGCTTTTATCCAATCTGTCATAGTTTGTATAATGTAAAATGTATGATGTACAATGTAAAAGTCTAATGCATTGAGTGATTAATAGATTTTACCTTGTACTTTTTACAATTTAAGATATCCACTGATTTTCTCCGAAGTCGGGTTTTCTTTTTTCAAGGAATGCATTTCTTCCTTCCTGAGCTTCTTCTGTCATATAAGCCAGACGGGTTGCTTCGCCTGCAAATACCTGCTGCCCTACCATTCCGTCGTCTGTAAGGTTCATGGCAAATTTGAGCATCCTGATAGATAATGGAGATTTGGCTAAAATTTCCTGAGCCCATTCATAAGCTGTATCTTCTAATTCTGCATGTGGAATTACTGCATTCACCATTCCCATATCCAAAGCTTCCTGAGCAGAATAGTTTCTTCCTAAAAAGAATATTTCACGTGCTTTTTTCTGACCCACCATTTTCGCCAGGTAAGCTGAACCGTAACCACCGTCAAAACTGGTCACATCGGCATCAGTTTGCTTAAAAATAGCATGTTCTTTGCTTGCTAAGGTAAGGTCACATACCACATGAAGTGAATGTCCGCCACCAACAGCCCATCCCGGAACCACTGCAATTACCACTTTTGGCATGAAGCGAATCAGGCGCTGAACTTCTAAGATATTTAAACGATGTCTTCCGTCTTCTCCTACATATCCCTGATGCCCTCTTGCTTTCTGATCACCTCCGCTACAAAAAGCCCAGCCTCCGTCTTTAGGACTAGGTCCTTCTCCGGTAAGCAAAACAACGCCTATTGAAGAGTCTTCAGAAGCGTCATAAAAAGCATCATATAATTCTGAGGTAGTTTTTGGACGAAAAGCATTTCTAAGCTCTGGTCTGTTGAATGCAATTCTTGCGACACCATTGCATTTTTTATAGGTAATATCGTCGTATTCTTTGACAGTTTTCCACTCGATCATCTTGTAAAAATTTTTCCCAAAGATACGGAATTACAGAGAATTTTTATGGTGAAATTTAATGATAATCAAGGTAAAAAGCAGAAGTATATTTTGGATCAGAAAAATAAAAACCGGAACATTTCTGTTCCGGTTTCATTTATTGTTCAACTAGAGAATTACTATTTAGCTTTTGCCTTAAGCTCAGCCTCTTTAGCTTTCAATTCCTTCATTTTATCTAATTTCTTAGTTACAATATAGATCTCCTTTAAAGCAGTAAGTGCATCAAGGTTCTCTGGAGCTGCTTTGTACCAACCCTCAGCATATGGAAGTGCTTTACCAAATCTTTCTCTTCTTGCGTCAATTAATTTAGTAGCCTCATCCGGCTTATCTTTTCTTGTAGCATTGATCTGCTCTACGATTTTAGAATCGTCACCAATCACTGTATATACCATGTTCTGGTAAGCATTATCAAAGTCAGGCTTAATCTCAATTGCTTTTTTGAAAGATGCAATTGCGTCTTCTACTGTCGCAGGATTTTTAGACTGCATTACCCCAAGGTTGTACCAGTTGGTGGCATCGTTAGGATTTTTAGCTAGCTGCTCTTTAAGTGTTCCAATGAATTTTTCAGTATTCCCGGATTCGTAATAAGCAGTACCCTGAGCATCTTTAAGCTTGGTGTTATTTGGATATTTAGCCAATCCTTTTTCAATGATCACTAAGGCTTCATTAGCTTTCTTTGCATTAAGAAGCAATGTGGTTAATGTTTCATATAATTCAGGCTCCACACTTGCTGTCTGTTCAGTTTTGAAGTCTGTATAATCAGCATTCTTCTTCATAAGTTCCCAGGTTGCTTTTTCTAAATTAACTACCTGTCCTGTCTTTTTCTCTTTTGCTGTATACGTGGTCTGAACTCCTGTAAAGCCGGAATTAACAAGATCTGTATAGATTTTGATGGATTCATCGCTGTTATTTGCCAAAGCATAGCTTAACCCTGCATAATACATGTAAATCTTATCATCCTGGCCATTTGTTTTTAATAAGTTATAAACTTCTATAAACTTAGGCGCGGCAACGGTATAATTTTTTGCAGTATATGCATCCATTGCTGCTTTGTTCGCTTCCTGTAATTTGGCATTCACATCTCCCTTCTGACCGAAAACGAATGCAGAAGCCACGATGGCTATACCTAAAATGAGTTTCTTCATAATAACTATATTATATTAATTGTACATTTTATTCTTCAGAATCAGAATTCTCATTTTCCTCAGCTGGGTTTTCTTTTTCAACCTGAGGTGCTGTATTGTTTTCCAGGTTATCAGTTACAATTTCTGTCCCTTCTTCATTTTCTTCAGAATCTTCTTCTACATCTTTGTCCATTTCTACTTTTGCAATGGCTGCAATTTCGTCATTTTTCTTAAGATTAATCATTCTTACACCCTGAGTATTTCTTCCCATTACTCTCATTTCATCCATATTCATTCTGATGGCAACACCGGACTTATTGATGATCATCAATCCGTCTTCGTCTGTCACATTCTGAATAGCAATCAGATTTCCTGTTTTCTCGGTAATATTTAGGGTAATAACTCCTTTTCCTCCTCTGTTGGTGATTCTATAGTCTTCTACCGCAGTTCTCTTCCCGTATCCTTTTTCAGAAACGACAAGAACTGTTTCTTTTTCCACATCATTCACAACAATCATACCAATAGCTTCATCGTTGTCATCCATGGTAATACCACGAACACCGATAGAGCCTCTCCCTACTTCTCTTACTTTTTCTTCAGGGAAACGGATACATTTACCGTTTTTGGTAGCGATCATGATCTGAGATGTTCCGTTTGTTAAGTAAGCTCCCAACAACTGGTCATTATCTCTGATTTCGATAGCATTTACCCCATTAACTCTTGGTCTTGAGTAAGCTTCAAGAGACGTTTTCTTGATCGTACCGTTTTTGGTAACCATCACTACGCTCATTTGGTTTACATACTCAGCATCTTTAAGGTTGTTGGTTCTGATATATGCTTTGATCTTATCGTCCTGCTCAATATTGATCAGGTTTTGTACTGCTCTTCCTTTGGATGTTTTTGAACCTTCAGGAATTTCAAATACTCTCAACCAATAACATCTTCCTTTTTCTGTGAAGAATAACATATACTGGTGATTAGTTGCAGAAACGATATACTCAAGGAAATCTTCATCCCTTGTGGTTGCCGCTCTGTTTCCTACACCTCCTCTGCTCTGAATTTTGTATTCAGAAAGAGAGGTTCTCTTAACATATCCTGCGTGTGAAATCGTAAGAACTACTGCTTCGTTCGGAATAATATCTTCGATAGACATTTCTCCTCCTGAATAATCAATAGCAGTTCTTCTTTCGTCACCGTATTTTTCTTTAATTTCAGCAAGCTCTTCTTTGATGATATCGAATCTTCTTGGTTCGTTAGCTAAAATATCTTCTAAGTTCAGGATCTCTTTCATGATCGTGTCATATTCATCACGGATCTTGTCAAGCTCCATTCCTGTAAGACGTGCCAACCTTAAATCAAGGATAGCCTGAGCCTGAATTTCAGAAAGCTCAAATGCCTCAATCAAGCCTTCTTTTGCAGCCTGAGGGTTGGCACTGTGACGGATGATAGAAATTGCTTTATCTAAAGAATCCTGACCACCGATCACTTTCATGAAACCTTCTAAGATATGAGCTCTTTCTTTTGCTTTCTTAAGCTCAAAATGAGTTCTTCTTACAATCACTTCATGTCTGTGCTCTACAAAGTGATGGATGATATCTTTTAAATTCAGCTGTTCCGGTCTTCCTTTAACCAAAGCAATGTTGTTAACACTGAAAGACGTCTGAAGTGCTGTATATTTATATAATAGGTTTAAGACAACATTCGGGATTGCATCATTTTTAAGTTCATAAACGACACGCAGACCATTTCTATCTGATTCGTCTCTGATTTCATGGATACCTACAATTTTATCATCTTTAACAAGCTCTGCCGTTCTGGCGATCATATCAGCTTTATTAACCTGATAAGGAACTTCTGTAACGATAATAGCATTTCTGTTTCCGATTTCTTCGAAATTTACTTTTGCTCTCAGCACTACTCTTCCTCTACCTGTATGGAAAGCATCTCTAACTCCGTCATATCCGTAAATAATACCTCCTGTAGGGAAATCCGGCGCTGTAATATGCTGCATTAATTCATCAATAGTAATATCCTTATTATCGATATAAGCAGAAATAGCGTCTACAGATTCTGATAAGTTGTGCGGCGCCATATTGGTCGCCATACCAACAGCAATACCAGAAGTTCCGTTTACTAATAGATTTGGAATTTTTGTAGGCATAACGGTAGGTTCCGTCATACTATCATCAAAGTTATTCTGAAAATCAACCGTTTCTTTATCTAAGTCCGCAAGGATATCATCAGAGATTTTCTTCAATCTGGCTTCTGTATAACGCATTGCTGCAGGCGGGTCACCGTCCATTGAACCAAAGTTACCCTGCCCGTCTACCTGGGGATAACGTAAGCTCCAAGGCTGAGCCATTCTTACCATCGCATCGTAAACAGAGGAGTCTCCGTGCGGGTGATATTTACCTAAAACATCCCCAACAATTCTCGCAGATTTTAAATATTTTCTATTAGAAAAAACCCCTAATCCATACATACCGTAAAGCACTCTTCTATGAACGGGTTTCAAACCATCTCTTACGTCTGGTAACGCTCTTGAAACGATAACCGACATCGAATAATCGATATAAGACGATTTCATTTCATCAACAATGTTGATAGGAATCAGTCTTTCTCCTTCTTTTTGCATAAACAAATTTTATTATAATGACAGTCAGACCTTTAGCTGTGCGTCTGAAAATTATTTATTTCCAATTTTTATTAACGGGCTAATTTACGAAATTTTTACCGATTTTTGCACTAGAATTTATCCAGAAAATCTTAAAAATTCATAAAATATGAGCTTATTGAGTATAACTTTCCACTGCACGAAAAACAATATTGAAGAATGGGAAAATTATATTGACGAAACACTGGTCCTGATGGCGGAAAACCTAATGGATGTCAACAAATATATTCTTTCTGAAGTACACAGCGATTATATTGAAGAAGGGAAGAATTATAATCTTCTCCTGATTTTTGACAATGAAGAACTGAGGGAAGATTTCATCAAAAGTGAAATGCTGAACATTGCGGAAAGAGTTGAGAAAAAATTCGGGACGGAAGTGATGATCTTCAATACTTTTCTGAATCCTAAAAAATCCAGATTTTAAATAGAAACCAAAAGCCCTGAAAAATCAGGGCTTTTTTATTTTTTTTTAATCTCTGTGATGCCTTCTGCCTTTGTTCTTATGACGGTGGCCTCTGTCATCATAATCATAGTAATACACTCTTTTTTTGACCTGACCCGGCGCATAATATCTTGCGCTCCCTCCATAGACTTTCTTAGCTTGTCCCGGCGGCATTCTTCTCACATGGTGATCATGTACTACACATGACGTCATCATGGATAAGACCGTAACAACTCCTGCAATTTTAATCAATCCTTTCATTTTCTCACTTTTTCAAATTTCAGCAGGGAAATAACAAGGTTAGTGCCAAAGTGAATTGAAGGATTGGAATGTAATGAGTTTAAGTTTGTTAGAATCAAAATGTAATATCCATCTTTTTAAGATTCAAAAAATTAAAACATTATTTACTGCTTATTCTATGGTATCGCTCCGTTTTTCCATCATGATAAGGTCTTTCCATTGCCCGTTGAGTCTACCGATTTTCCTTCGGGTTCCTATGGTTCTGAAACCATTTTTCTGGTGAAATCTTATAGAAGCTTCATTTTCAGGGAAGATATTGGCCTGCAGCGTCCAGAATCCATGGCTTTCGCTGTCCAGAATCATCTTTTTCAAGAGAACTGATCCTAAACCTTTGCCCTGATAAGCATTGTCAAAATAAATGTTTACTTCTGCAACTCCTTTAAAGCATTCTCTTTTGCTTACCAATCTTAAAGCGCACCACCCTACTATTTCATTGCTTTCATTTTCCAGCACCCAACGGCAGTCGTTGAAATATTCCATATTCCAGGCTTCGGCAGTAGGGATTTCTGTTTCAAATGTGGCTATACCACCGTCTACTCCCTGCCTGAAAATTTCCAGTACTCTTTTTTCGTCACTTGGGAGCATTTCTCTTAATTCGTAATTCATTTTAATTAATGGTATTTTCTTTTATTTCTTCTTTTGATTCTTGAATAGTGAGTTTGTTTTTCTGTTTCGTCCAGCGAAATAACACTGATGTTTCCGTCCACTTCAAGGATAGAGAGCCTCACATCTTTTATTTTTTCCACGCCATGTTCTCTTATGGCTTCTTCCAATTCATCCTTGGTAATTTTCACTCTATTCAAAGCAGTCTGGTCTATCACTCCATCCCTAATCAGTATGACAGGATCTTCTTCCATAAATGTTTCGAATTTCCGATTGGCAAACATGAGCCTTTTTAGAATAAAATTGGCTGCAAAAAGGACAAGTGCCGCAATAAGCCCCCCTTGAAGAGAGGTATCAGGTCCTACCATCGCATTCTGGACGGCATTGGAAATGAGCAGCAGCAATACCACATCCCCTGCGTTGAGCTGAGAAAGCTGATTTTTACCAAAAAGGCGGATCGCAATTACCATAAAAAGATAAACGCACAGGGAACGGACGACAACATCAAGAATAGGATTCACAACTCATATTTTATAATCAAATGTATACATTTTTATGATTGAGTGTTTAATTTATTTTAAGTTCAAAAACAAAATAAGACGGCATCAATATGGCATATGATTTGACCATCTAATTAAAAAAATTATAAACAGTAATGATGAAACAAGTCTTTTTATATGCATCTGTTTTTCTACTTTTTGCTTCCTGCAAGAAAAATGAGGTGCCTGTGTCTGTATCCGCAGAATCAGGTGTTACCCAAAAAATCAATGAACTTTACAGTACCTATGGCAATTCCAATGATGCTCTTTATCACAAACCATTTTCCAGCAGTCTGTTTTCCCCTGAACTGAAGAAGGTATTGGAGGAAGCTGTGAATGCATCTAAGGCTGATATTGAAAAAGTAAAGAAAAGTGATCATCCTGATGAAAAACCCTTGCTGTTTGAAGGTGCGGTTTTTTCAAGTCTATACGAAGGATACACAAGTTATAAGATAAAATCTGTTACCATCAACCCTTCGGGTACCTCATCAATTGCAGCTGTTGATTTTGAATACACCCTGTCACCTCCTACTGTTACATGGACTGACAAAGTATATTTAATAAAATCCGGTCACGAATGGAAAATTGACGACATTAAATTTGACAGTATTGGAAACTCTAAAGACCTGAAAGCAAGTCTGAAGGATTTTGTTCAAAGTACAAAACAATAATTACGATTTCAACCTAAAAAAAGCTGCTTTTAAAAGCAGCTTTAATTTTTTAAGGGCATTGAGCGATTGGAACCTCGCTGCATACTACTTTGTTTAATCTTTCGCAGAATACACAGTATTTCTTGGGCTCTCCACCATAAACAGATTTCAGATCGGTTTTGGTCAGTTTCTTTAAATTTTTCATATTGTTTTAATTGTATGTTTGGTCAATTTATAACGATTTTTTCAATCCTTTATTACAATTTATTACTTAAAACTTTCATTATTTATAGGTCAGGATATACGTTGATAATTGACCAAAAACCCATGAATTGACTATAGAATTTATGTTTCGAATTTATTACGTATCTTTCAGTACACCAAAATATCACACCAAAACAATCAAAAATATTAATAATGATAACACCAAAAGGAGCCCACGCTGGGCAATTTGAACCCGCAAAAAAATCATTAATCTCTAATGGTCTTCTTTCCGGACAGGATGAGATGAGTAATTACAACAAGGGAGTCTGTCACGATGTAGTAGCCTATGCCTTATATATGAGAGGAGCATCTATAAGTCCGGACGAGCTTGTACAATTTCGTGCACAGGGATGGCTTAATAAATTCAACTATCCTGCAGGAGACCAATGGGATGGTTATGCTGTAATTCCTAAAGGAAAAGCAATAGGTTTTTACAGAGTAAGGGATAAAACCTGGTTTCATTCGGCAGTCACTACAGGAAACGGTTCGGAGATCAGATCTGTGAACGGGTTTTCATTAGGAACAGCCTGGTCAGTGCCTGTAGATATGAAATGGGTACTGGGCAAGCGTAATGATGACGGAACATTTAATTATGACGGAACGAAAATAGAAGTGTATATATCTTCTTTATAAGAGAAACCGATTCTCATTATTCAAAAATTGCATAATGTTAAATTCTATCAATAGTAAAGAGCGAAAACCAATCTGGATCGCTCTTTCTGATTTATATCTGGACACGGAACTACAGGATCATGATTTTCAATATATTGCAAAGATCATTCTGGAAAGTCCGTATACTTTTGAAGAAGTAAAAACTATTAATAAGTACGAAGTTTTTCCTGTTCTACAATCCAATCTGCTCCATCCTACAGGTGAATGGGTAGGTTTTAATGAAAAATGGCTGGTTGAAGCTATTACAGCTCATCTTGAAGCTAAAAACAGATTTAGAAATTTGATGATCAGGATCAGTTATAAAAAATATGGGTGGATGCAGGAGGATTATTGGGTAAGACTGGAAAGTATTTATAATGAAATGACAGGGAAATAAAAAAAGAATCTGCTTTCGCAAATTCTTTTATATCATTCAATGGGTATTTTCTTATTCCAGTTCTCTTTTCAAAAACTTCCCGGTTAAACTTTTCTTAGACTTCACAATCTCTTCAGGAGTTCCCTGAGCTACGATCTGTCCGCCGTGTTTTCCGCCTTCCGGTCCTACGTCAATAATATGATCGGCCAGTTTGATGACATCCATATTATGTTCGATAATGATGAATGAGTTTCCTAATTCTACCAGCTGATTGATGGCATCCATCAGAATCTTTACATCTTCAAAGTGAAGTCCGGTTGTCGGTTCATCTAAAATATAAAGGGTATTTCCTGTCTGTCTTTTTGAAAGTTCCGTCGCAAGCTTGATACGTTGCGCTTCTCCTCCTGAAAGTGTGGTTGACTGCTGTCCAAGGGTAATATATCCCAGTCCTACATCCTGAAGGGTTTTTACTTTAGCAAAGATTTTAGGAATCGGCTGGAAAAAGTCTACGGCTTCATCAATCGTCATGTCCAAAACATCAGAGATTGATTTTCCTTTGTAACGTACTTCAAGGGTTTCTCTGTTGAAACGTTTCCCGTTGCAGGTTTCGCAGTGAACATAGACGTCCGGAAGGAAATTCATTTCAATGACTTTTAATCCTCCCCCCTGGCAGGTTTCGCATCTTCCGCCTTTTACGTTGAAAGAGAATCTTCCCGGCTTGTAACCACGGATCTTACTCTCCGGAAGTTCTGCAAAAAGATTTCTGATGTCTGTAAACATTCCTGTATATGTTGCAGGATTTGAACGTGGTGTTCTTCCAATTGGAGTCTGGTCTACGTCTACAATTTTATCTATATTGTCAATACCTTCTATTTTCTTGTAAGGTAAAGGTTCCTGAACTGCTCTGTAAAAGTGTTTGTTTAGAATCGGATATAAAGTTCCGTTGATCAGGGAAGATTTTCCGCTTCCTGAGATTCCTGTTACCACCACTAATTTTCCTAATGGAATATCAAGGTTAACATTTTTCAGATTATTCCCTGTAGCTCCTTTTAACAGGATGTTTTTACCGTTTCCAACTCTTCTTTCTGCTGGAATCTCGATTTTTCTTTTTCCGTTGATGTATTGTGCCGTGATGGTATCTGCTTTTAACAGATCTTTCGGTTTTCCCTGCCAAAGTATTTCTCCTCCGAATTTTCCGGCTCTCGGGCCAATATCCAATACCTCATCGGCTTCTAAAATCATATCCTTGTCATGTTCTACCACAATAACAGAATTTCCGATATCTCTAAGGTTTTTTAATGAACTGATCAGTCTTTCATTGTCTCTCTGGTGAAGTCCGATACTTGGTTCATCCAGAATATACAGAACATTCACAAGCTGCGACCCAATCTGCGTGGCAAGACGAATCCTCTGAGACTCTCCTCCTGAAAGGGTTTTGGAACTTCTGCTTAAACTCAGATAATCCAGCCCGACATCTAAAAGGAACTGAAGCCTTGTTTCGATCTCTTTTAAGATTTCGTAGGCAATGATTTTATTTTTTTCTGAAAATTTATCTTTAACGTCTGATAGCCATTCTTTTAAATCAGATAAGCTTAAAGCATTCACCTCAGCGATATTCTTTCCGTCTATTTTAAAGCTTAAACTTCCGGGCTGAAGACGGGTTCCGCCACATTCCGGACAGATTTCTTCCGTTGTGAAATGTCTTTCCAGCAGTACTGCT includes:
- a CDS encoding GNAT family N-acetyltransferase, translating into MNYELREMLPSDEKRVLEIFRQGVDGGIATFETEIPTAEAWNMEYFNDCRWVLENESNEIVGWCALRLVSKRECFKGVAEVNIYFDNAYQGKGLGSVLLKKMILDSESHGFWTLQANIFPENEASIRFHQKNGFRTIGTRRKIGRLNGQWKDLIMMEKRSDTIE
- the uvrA gene encoding excinuclease ABC subunit UvrA — encoded protein: MSKSTEYIEVYGAREHNLKNINVKIPRNELVVITGLSGSGKSSLAFDTIFAEGQRRYIETFSAYARQFLGGLERPDVDKIEGLSPVIAIEQKTTNKNPRSTVGTVTELYDYLRLLYARVSDAYSLSTGKRLVSYTEDQILETIKENYKGEKIMLMAPVVRSRKGHYHELFVQMAKKGYGQARIDGDLQDIEYDLKLDRYKTHDIDIVIDRWIIGENASETRMEKSLRTAMEMGEGIIGIQKLGSTDIEYFSKNLMDAETGHSLALPEPNTFSFNSPKGSCPDCKGLGMIKKINTDYFIENPKLSINQGGLLPLEDIKSNKWILSQIKNILEIFGLGMATPMQDIPEEALDYIYNGCHKEFNKDLKYAGITKKIKISFDGLITFMEEIIDERESYEAVLLERHFTTEEICPECGGTRLQPGSLSFKIDGKNIAEVNALSLSDLKEWLSDVKDKFSEKNKIIAYEILKEIETRLQFLLDVGLDYLSLSRSSKTLSGGESQRIRLATQIGSQLVNVLYILDEPSIGLHQRDNERLISSLKNLRDIGNSVIVVEHDKDMILEADEVLDIGPRAGKFGGEILWQGKPKDLLKADTITAQYINGKRKIEIPAERRVGNGKNILLKGATGNNLKNVNLDIPLGKLVVVTGISGSGKSSLINGTLYPILNKHFYRAVQEPLPYKKIEGIDNIDKIVDVDQTPIGRTPRSNPATYTGMFTDIRNLFAELPESKIRGYKPGRFSFNVKGGRCETCQGGGLKVIEMNFLPDVYVHCETCNGKRFNRETLEVRYKGKSISDVLDMTIDEAVDFFQPIPKIFAKVKTLQDVGLGYITLGQQSTTLSGGEAQRIKLATELSKRQTGNTLYILDEPTTGLHFEDVKILMDAINQLVELGNSFIIIEHNMDVIKLADHIIDVGPEGGKHGGQIVAQGTPEEIVKSKKSLTGKFLKRELE
- a CDS encoding DUF3828 domain-containing protein, which gives rise to MMKQVFLYASVFLLFASCKKNEVPVSVSAESGVTQKINELYSTYGNSNDALYHKPFSSSLFSPELKKVLEEAVNASKADIEKVKKSDHPDEKPLLFEGAVFSSLYEGYTSYKIKSVTINPSGTSSIAAVDFEYTLSPPTVTWTDKVYLIKSGHEWKIDDIKFDSIGNSKDLKASLKDFVQSTKQ
- a CDS encoding 1,4-dihydroxy-2-naphthoyl-CoA synthase, which translates into the protein MIEWKTVKEYDDITYKKCNGVARIAFNRPELRNAFRPKTTSELYDAFYDASEDSSIGVVLLTGEGPSPKDGGWAFCSGGDQKARGHQGYVGEDGRHRLNILEVQRLIRFMPKVVIAVVPGWAVGGGHSLHVVCDLTLASKEHAIFKQTDADVTSFDGGYGSAYLAKMVGQKKAREIFFLGRNYSAQEALDMGMVNAVIPHAELEDTAYEWAQEILAKSPLSIRMLKFAMNLTDDGMVGQQVFAGEATRLAYMTEEAQEGRNAFLEKRKPDFGENQWIS
- the gyrA gene encoding DNA gyrase subunit A, whose amino-acid sequence is MQKEGERLIPINIVDEMKSSYIDYSMSVIVSRALPDVRDGLKPVHRRVLYGMYGLGVFSNRKYLKSARIVGDVLGKYHPHGDSSVYDAMVRMAQPWSLRYPQVDGQGNFGSMDGDPPAAMRYTEARLKKISDDILADLDKETVDFQNNFDDSMTEPTVMPTKIPNLLVNGTSGIAVGMATNMAPHNLSESVDAISAYIDNKDITIDELMQHITAPDFPTGGIIYGYDGVRDAFHTGRGRVVLRAKVNFEEIGNRNAIIVTEVPYQVNKADMIARTAELVKDDKIVGIHEIRDESDRNGLRVVYELKNDAIPNVVLNLLYKYTALQTSFSVNNIALVKGRPEQLNLKDIIHHFVEHRHEVIVRRTHFELKKAKERAHILEGFMKVIGGQDSLDKAISIIRHSANPQAAKEGLIEAFELSEIQAQAILDLRLARLTGMELDKIRDEYDTIMKEILNLEDILANEPRRFDIIKEELAEIKEKYGDERRTAIDYSGGEMSIEDIIPNEAVVLTISHAGYVKRTSLSEYKIQSRGGVGNRAATTRDEDFLEYIVSATNHQYMLFFTEKGRCYWLRVFEIPEGSKTSKGRAVQNLINIEQDDKIKAYIRTNNLKDAEYVNQMSVVMVTKNGTIKKTSLEAYSRPRVNGVNAIEIRDNDQLLGAYLTNGTSQIMIATKNGKCIRFPEEKVREVGRGSIGVRGITMDDNDEAIGMIVVNDVEKETVLVVSEKGYGKRTAVEDYRITNRGGKGVITLNITEKTGNLIAIQNVTDEDGLMIINKSGVAIRMNMDEMRVMGRNTQGVRMINLKKNDEIAAIAKVEMDKDVEEDSEENEEGTEIVTDNLENNTAPQVEKENPAEENENSDSEE
- a CDS encoding tetratricopeptide repeat protein, whose amino-acid sequence is MKKLILGIAIVASAFVFGQKGDVNAKLQEANKAAMDAYTAKNYTVAAPKFIEVYNLLKTNGQDDKIYMYYAGLSYALANNSDESIKIYTDLVNSGFTGVQTTYTAKEKKTGQVVNLEKATWELMKKNADYTDFKTEQTASVEPELYETLTTLLLNAKKANEALVIIEKGLAKYPNNTKLKDAQGTAYYESGNTEKFIGTLKEQLAKNPNDATNWYNLGVMQSKNPATVEDAIASFKKAIEIKPDFDNAYQNMVYTVIGDDSKIVEQINATRKDKPDEATKLIDARRERFGKALPYAEGWYKAAPENLDALTALKEIYIVTKKLDKMKELKAKEAELKAKAK
- a CDS encoding DUF4286 family protein gives rise to the protein MSLLSITFHCTKNNIEEWENYIDETLVLMAENLMDVNKYILSEVHSDYIEEGKNYNLLLIFDNEELREDFIKSEMLNIAERVEKKFGTEVMIFNTFLNPKKSRF
- a CDS encoding bacteriocin-like protein yields the protein MKNLKKLTKTDLKSVYGGEPKKYCVFCERLNKVVCSEVPIAQCP
- a CDS encoding DUF421 domain-containing protein, which translates into the protein MNPILDVVVRSLCVYLFMVIAIRLFGKNQLSQLNAGDVVLLLLISNAVQNAMVGPDTSLQGGLIAALVLFAANFILKRLMFANRKFETFMEEDPVILIRDGVIDQTALNRVKITKDELEEAIREHGVEKIKDVRLSILEVDGNISVISLDETEKQTHYSRIKRRNKRKYH